A region from the Anoplolepis gracilipes chromosome 2, ASM4749672v1, whole genome shotgun sequence genome encodes:
- the LOC140676585 gene encoding COMM domain-containing protein 2-like isoform X1 — translation MLLTLKPDHKKHVLFLTEQSPPVLQDFCKLALDYLQKGPNVKVYNAAAQKLNVDLNAIKNSVEGLVNLLLESCKHKLSAEDFRDSVIALGFTEEKETILSKLYSVKKDEISNILGEIGFKLPEYHDMEWRFEVQTASRSLLKQVAPLITLDLSLKNPDNSDEIEHILLQTDSTNLLHITQELEEALQESRSLHIRRISRAIK, via the exons ATGCTATTAACATTGAAGCCAGATCACAAGAAGCATGTATTGTTTCTTACCGAACAATCGCCGCCAG TATTGCAGGATTTTTGCAAATTAGCCCTAGATTATCTGCAAAAAGGACCGAATGTTAAGGTGTATAACGCTGCCGCTC AGAAGTTAAATGTCGACTTGAATGCAATTAAGAATTCAGTGGAAGGTCTGGTTAACCTGTTGCTAGAAAGCTGTAAACACAAG ttaagcGCAGAAGATTTTCGAGATTCTGTGATCGCTTTAGGTTTCACGGAGGAGAAGGAAACAATACTCAGTAAATTATACAGCGTTAAAAAAGATGAGATATCGAACATTTTAGGAGAGATTGGATTTAAATTGCCCGAATATCATGACATGGAATGGAGATTTGAAGTGCAG ACTGCATCAAGATCTCTCTTGAAGCAAGTTGCGCCACTCATCACTTTAGATTTATCACTGAAGAACCCTGACAATTCGGACGAGATTGAACACATTTTGCTGCAAACAGATTCTACTAATTTGCTTCATATAACTCAAGAACTTGAGGAAGCGCTACAAGAAAGTCGTAGCTTACATATTCGGAGGATTTCAAGAGCGATAAAATGA
- the Lop1 gene encoding rhodopsin, long-wavelength, with product MMSIASGPSHAAYTWAAQGGGFGNQTVVDKVPPEMLHMVDAHWYQFPPMNPLWHALLGFVIGVLGMISIIGNGMVIYIFTTTKSLRTPSNLLVINLAISDFLMMLSMSPAMVINCYYETWVLGPLFCELYGLAGSLFGCGSIWTMTMIAFDRYNVIVKGLSAKPMNINGALLRILGIWVFALGWTIAPMFGWNRYVPEGNMTACGTDYLTKDLVSRSYILIYSIFVYFMPLFLIIYSYFFIIQAVAAHEKNMREQAKKMNVASLRSAENQSTSAECKLAKVALMTISLWFMAWTPYLVINYSGIFETTKISPLFTIWGSLFAKANAVYNPIVYGISHPKYRAALFQRFPSLACTSDDSAGGDAMSTTTTVTEGNEKPAA from the exons ATGATGTCTATCGCATCCGGGCCGAGCCATGCAGCCTACACGTGGGCAGCGCAAGGAGGCGGATTTGGTAATCAAACAGTGGTGGACAAAGTGCCACCAGAAATGCTCCATATGGTTGACGCTCACTGGTACCAATTCCCACCGATGAACCCTCTATGGCACGCGCTCCTTGGCTTCGTCATCGGCGTCCTCGGCATGATATCCATTATCGGTAACGGCAtggtgatatatatattcaccaCTACCAAGAGTCTCCGTACTCCAAGCAATCTGCTAGTCATCAACCTCGCCATCTCCGATTTCCTTATGATGCTATCCATGTCTCCGGCTATG GTGATCAATTGCTATTACGAGACGTGGGTACTAGGACCCCTGTTCTGTGAACTATACGGCTTGGCGGGCTCCCTGTTCGGATGTGGCTCCATATggacgatgacgatgatcgCATTTGACAGGTACAACGTAATCGTCAAAGGCTTATCTGCCAAGCCAATGAACATTAACGGCGCCCTCCTTCGCATACTCGGCATCTGGGTCTTCGCATTGGGTTGGACAATTGCACCCATGTTCGGATGGAACCG CTACGTGCCCGAGGGCAACATGACTGCCTGCGGTACCGACTACTTGACCAAAGACCTGGTCTCCAGATCATATATCCTGATCTACAGCATCTTTGTCTACTTCATGCCGTTGTTCCTCATCATTTACAGTTACTTCTTCATCATTCAGGCCGTCGCCGCACACGAGAAGAACATGCGAGAACAAGCGAAAAAGATGAATGTCGCTTCCTTGCGATCGGCCGAGAACCAGAGCACCAGCGCCGAATGTAAACTGGCGAAG gTAGCCCTGATGACCATTTCCCTCTGGTTCATGGCATGGACTCCATACCTGGTCATCAATTACTCAGGTATCTTCGAGACAACCAAGATCAGCCCGCTCTTTACGATCTGGGGATCTCTCTTTGCGAAAGCAAATGCCGTGTACAATCCCATCGTATACGGCATCAG CCATCCCAAGTACCGAGCTGCTCTCTTCCAGAGATTCCCCTCCTTGGCGTGTACTTCTGATGATTCGGCTGGCGGAGACGCAATGTCCACCACTACCACGGTTACAGAAGGAAATGAAAAGCCTGCCGCATAA
- the Sld5 gene encoding DNA replication complex GINS protein SLD5: MEESLRDESLLDDTGEAELTAQTALQEIENAWMNETFAPEILPHQSDLVDCMLQQIAHMEENIKRLDKSDLRALVHRMELDRIRYVISSYLRTRLEKIERYTIHILSEEENRNPDEESYLTPGELRFAKEYLANLETLFKTVALQHMPPNFQRFEVNKFTVKPNMQAHVFLRANQRVTGVVVPGTLNEEIDFEEGSQHIIQYSAIAHLVKSGVVQLI; the protein is encoded by the coding sequence ATGGAAGAAAGTCTCAGGGATGAGAGTTTACTAGACGATACCGGGGAGGCCGAGCTGACGGCGCAGACGGCGCTCCAGGAAATCGAGAACGCCTGGATGAACGAAACATTCGCGCCGGAGATCTTACCGCATCAGTCTGACCTGGTGGACTGCATGCTGCAGCAAATCGCGCACATGGAGGAGAATATCAAGAGGTTAGACAAGAGTGATCTACGTGCGCTGGTCCATCGGATGGAGCTCGACCGGATTAGATATGTAATCAGCAGCTATCTGCGAACACGCTTAGAGAAGATTGAACGGTACACGATTCACATTTTATCAGAGGAGGAAAACAGAAACCCGGATGAGGAGTCCTACCTGACTCCAGGCGAACTGCGTTTCGCTAAGGAGTACCTGGCCAATTTGGAGACGTTGTTCAAGACAGTGGCGTTACAGCACATGCCGCCTAACTTTCAGCGATTTGAGGTAAACAAGTTTACCGTTAAACCCAATATGCAAGCGCATGTATTCCTGCGTGCCAATCAAAGAGTTACAGGTGTAGTTGTGCCTGGCACCCTGAATGAGGAAATAGATTTCGAAGAAGGTTCGCAGCACATTATTCAATATAGTGCTATAGCACACTTAGTTAAGTCTGGTGTGGTACAGTTGATTTGA
- the LOC140676585 gene encoding COMM domain-containing protein 2-like isoform X2 yields MYCFLPNNRRQDFCKLALDYLQKGPNVKVYNAAAQKLNVDLNAIKNSVEGLVNLLLESCKHKLSAEDFRDSVIALGFTEEKETILSKLYSVKKDEISNILGEIGFKLPEYHDMEWRFEVQTASRSLLKQVAPLITLDLSLKNPDNSDEIEHILLQTDSTNLLHITQELEEALQESRSLHIRRISRAIK; encoded by the exons ATGTATTGTTTCTTACCGAACAATCGCCGCCAG GATTTTTGCAAATTAGCCCTAGATTATCTGCAAAAAGGACCGAATGTTAAGGTGTATAACGCTGCCGCTC AGAAGTTAAATGTCGACTTGAATGCAATTAAGAATTCAGTGGAAGGTCTGGTTAACCTGTTGCTAGAAAGCTGTAAACACAAG ttaagcGCAGAAGATTTTCGAGATTCTGTGATCGCTTTAGGTTTCACGGAGGAGAAGGAAACAATACTCAGTAAATTATACAGCGTTAAAAAAGATGAGATATCGAACATTTTAGGAGAGATTGGATTTAAATTGCCCGAATATCATGACATGGAATGGAGATTTGAAGTGCAG ACTGCATCAAGATCTCTCTTGAAGCAAGTTGCGCCACTCATCACTTTAGATTTATCACTGAAGAACCCTGACAATTCGGACGAGATTGAACACATTTTGCTGCAAACAGATTCTACTAATTTGCTTCATATAACTCAAGAACTTGAGGAAGCGCTACAAGAAAGTCGTAGCTTACATATTCGGAGGATTTCAAGAGCGATAAAATGA
- the Lop2 gene encoding long wavelength sensitive opsin 2, with amino-acid sequence MESFVTAGAENLTSIILPEFSTTTFANVLTMTHGPKAMRQIMGFNNQTVVDKVPPEMLHLIDPHWYQFPPMDPMWHKILGLVMIVLGLMGWIGNGVVVYIFLLTPSLRTPSNLLVVNLAFSDFIMMIIMSPPMVINCYYETWILGPLMCDIYAMVGSLCGCASIWTMTAIAFDRYNVIVKGMAGKPLTIKKALFEVLLIWSFAAVWTIFPIVGWNRYVPEGNMTACGTDYLTKDWNSKSYILVYSIFVYYTPLFTIIYSYYFIISAVAAHERSMKEQAKKMNVQSLRSGDNQNISAEAKLAKVALMTISLWFMAWTPYLVINYTGIFGATISPLYTIWGSLFAKANAIYNPIVYGISHPKYRAALKEKLPFCVCGSTEDPSATAKTAETISTSTTA; translated from the exons ATGGAGTCGTTCGTTACAGCAGGTGCCGAAAATTTAACTTCGATTATTCTACCTGAATTCTCCACCACGACGTTTGCTAATGTATTAACAATGACACACGGACCCAAAGCGATGCGACAGATCATGGGTTTCAACAATCAAACTGTCGTGGATAAAGTACCTCCGGAAATGCTGCATTTGATTGATCCACATTG GTACCAATTTCCACCGATGGATCCAATGTGGCACAAAATTTTAGGCCTGGTGATGATTGTACTAGGACTTATGGGATGGATTGGAAATGGTGTTGTAGTGTATATATTCCTGTTAACACCCTCCTTAAGGACACCGAGCAATCTTTTGGTGGTAAATCTGGCTTTCTCTGATTTCATCATGATGATAATCATGTCACCTCCTATGGTAATCAACTGCTATTACGAAACATGGATATTAG GACCATTAATGTGCGACATATATGCCATGGTTGGCTCTTTATGTGGATGTGCCTCGATATGGACTATGACTGCTATTGCTTTTGATCGATATAATGTTATAGTGAAG GGTATGGCGGGAAAACCACTCACTATTAAGAAAGCGCTATTCGAAGTCTTGTTAATTTGGTCCTTTGCTGCAGTGTGGACAATTTTTCCGATAGTGGGATGGAACAG GTATGTGCCAGAAGGCAACATGACCGCCTGCGGTACCGATTACCTCACCAAGGATTGGAATTCTAAGTCATACATTTTAGTATATtcgatatttgtatattacacGCCGCTCTTTACtataatttacagttattattttatcatttcg GCGGTAGCTGCTCATGAAAGATCAATGAAAGAACAGGCGAAGAAAATGAATGTTCAATCTTTGAGATCTGGAGATAATCAAAATATCAGTGCAGAAGCAAAGTTGGCAAAg GTGGCTCTGATGACCATCTCTTTGTGGTTTATGGCATGGACACCATATCTGGTCATTAATTATACAGGTATTTTTGGTGCTACTATTAGTCCTCTTTACACCATTTGGGGATCTCTCTTTGCAAAGGCGAACGCTATATATAATCCGATTGTTTATGGAATTag TCATCCAAAGTATAGAGCAGcattaaaggaaaaattaccGTTCTGCGTATGTGGTTCGACTGAGGATCCATCTGCGACTGCGAAAACCGCAGAAACAATATCCACATCGACAACAGCATAG